Within Limisalsivibrio acetivorans, the genomic segment GATCCTTATCCTGTTCTCCGCCTCCGCCCTGTGGGAACCGCCAAGCTCAAGATGGCGTTTGTAATCCTGCAGGGCTTTACCATCCTCACCGATGCGGTCCCTTGCGGCGGCTCTGTAGAAGTACGCCTCGGTGTAATCCGGCTTTCTGCTGATCGCCTCTTTGTAGTCCTCAATTGCACCTCTATAGTCGCTCATGAGGAACTTTGTCTGCGCCCTGTTGTACCAGGGGGCCGGCTCGGAGCTTTTGAGCTGTATCGCCTTGGTGTAGTCCTCAATCGCCTTCTTCGGCATTGTCATCGCCTTGTAGACGTTTCCTCTGTTCATAAAGACTGCGAAGTTGTTCGGCGCAAGCTGGGCCGCTTTGTCGAGATCCGGAAGCGCAGCCTCTGTTTTACCCTGACCAAGCTTAGCCAGAGCACGGTTTATATACCCCTCTGCCTGATTGGGGAAGTTTGATACCGCATTGGAGGCATCCTGCTCCGCACCGCTGTAGTTTCCCATGGAATATTTAAGGGCGGCACGGTTGGAGTAAAGCCCTGCCATATTGCTGTTTATGCTCTCCGCCTTGTTGTAATGCTCTATCGCTTCACCGGCGTTACCCATCCTCTGCTCGGCAAGCCCCATGTTGTAATAGGCGTTCGCATTCTGCGGATCGTAGTTCACAGCCTGACGGAAATCCTCAATGGCTCCCTGGGGATCCCCGAGGTTCATCTTTGCAATCCCTCTACCCACAAGTGCGGGAGGGTTATCCGGCTGTTTCTCAAGACCCTGACTTAAAAGCTCCAGCGCCTGCTGATAGTTACCCGATCTCAACGCCTGCTCACCCTCCTTAAAGGGATTTGCAAAGGCCGAAAAGGAGATAAGAGTAAAGAGAGTAAGTATCGTGATAATAATTTTCATGTTGCCCTCCCTCTTCTGACAAATACATGATGAAAAAGTTTTATCAAAGGTATTTTACCATTTCGCACAAACATTCAAATTGAACTTATGCTCATTTTGTCCTTGACATTACTCAATATTCAAATATTAATATATCGAGCAGCGGCGAAAATATTTAAGAGATGCTTAAATAAATCCACGCATTTGCTGAAGGAGCTTTCAATGAAGATCGTTGTATTAGGCGGTGGCCCCGGCGGTATTCAGTTCACAAAAACAGTTAAGTCAATGAAACCGGAGGCGGATATTACGATGATAAGGCCCGAGCCTTACAGCGTTGTATACTGCGCCCTCCCTTACGTAATAGAGGATATCGTAAAGCGTGAGTCTATACGCAAAAAGAATGAGATGGTAACTGATACCGGCGCAAAGCTTGTTCTGGACAAAGCACTCAGTGTAGACTTTGGAAAAAGAAGTGTTATTACAGAGAAGAACGGCGAATTCAGTTACGACAAGCTGGTTATCGCCACAGGAGCCTCACCCTTTATCCCACCCGTTTGTGAAGGAAGCTTCAACAACGTATTCACTGTCAAGACCGAAGAGGATCTGGATCATATCCTCGGAGCTCTCAAAGACACCACAAGAAAAGCACTGGTTGTGGGCGCCGGAAATATCGGCATAGAAATGGCCGCAGCCTTCAGGCAGAAGGGGCTGGAAACGGTTCTTGCCGAGATGCAGGAATGGGTGCTTCCTAACCTTCTTGATCAGGATATGGCCGAACTACCCGCCCAGGAGATTCGGGAGATGGGGACAGATCTCCGCCTCGGAACCGCAGTGAAGACCGTTCAAGGTGAAAGACATGCCCGCAGGGCTGTTTTCAGTAATGGCGACGTAATGGAGCTGGGCGAGGACGATCTGGTGATATTCAGCGTTGGCGTTAAGCCCAATGTGGAGATTTTTGCGGACTCAACCCTTGAGATGGACAGCTTCGGCATCATCACAGATTCAAGGATGCATACTAATATTGAGGATGTATACGCCGTGGGCGACTGTGCATCTTTCTTTTCATTCATAGACCAAAAGC encodes:
- a CDS encoding tetratricopeptide repeat protein; its protein translation is MKIIITILTLFTLISFSAFANPFKEGEQALRSGNYQQALELLSQGLEKQPDNPPALVGRGIAKMNLGDPQGAIEDFRQAVNYDPQNANAYYNMGLAEQRMGNAGEAIEHYNKAESINSNMAGLYSNRAALKYSMGNYSGAEQDASNAVSNFPNQAEGYINRALAKLGQGKTEAALPDLDKAAQLAPNNFAVFMNRGNVYKAMTMPKKAIEDYTKAIQLKSSEPAPWYNRAQTKFLMSDYRGAIEDYKEAISRKPDYTEAYFYRAAARDRIGEDGKALQDYKRHLELGGSHRAEAENRIRILENR
- a CDS encoding FAD-dependent oxidoreductase, whose amino-acid sequence is MKIVVLGGGPGGIQFTKTVKSMKPEADITMIRPEPYSVVYCALPYVIEDIVKRESIRKKNEMVTDTGAKLVLDKALSVDFGKRSVITEKNGEFSYDKLVIATGASPFIPPVCEGSFNNVFTVKTEEDLDHILGALKDTTRKALVVGAGNIGIEMAAAFRQKGLETVLAEMQEWVLPNLLDQDMAELPAQEIREMGTDLRLGTAVKTVQGERHARRAVFSNGDVMELGEDDLVIFSVGVKPNVEIFADSTLEMDSFGIITDSRMHTNIEDVYAVGDCASFFSFIDQKPVGGKLATNAVPMGKIAAYDLLGLDLEYPGFVNGAITKSGNWRMGGTGFTEEEAKKRGFITITAKGETTTRFPMMPGAKRVFVKLVADADSGRIIGGQVVGGEGVPGRVDTITLAIQQRMTAKELFLFSYSAQPYQSFFPASNAIVQAAEKIMLTLKENNLLKV